One stretch of Pedobacter riviphilus DNA includes these proteins:
- a CDS encoding Lrp/AsnC family transcriptional regulator, whose amino-acid sequence MQPQKVDQTDIEILNLLQHDGLLTYKEVSGKLRKSMTHIVERIKKLRANGYIKSTVAIVDIDKLRSHFITFPHIQLTMHSEDIVSAFKAEMEKYPEVMECYHLTGHFDFMLKVAMPDMVSYNNFLRDNIGALAYVGNIQSFLVLNQSKAQTAYAL is encoded by the coding sequence ATGCAACCTCAAAAAGTTGATCAGACAGATATCGAAATCCTTAATCTTTTACAACATGACGGATTATTAACCTATAAAGAAGTTTCGGGAAAGCTTAGGAAAAGCATGACCCATATTGTAGAACGTATTAAAAAACTGCGGGCAAACGGCTATATCAAATCAACAGTTGCCATTGTAGACATTGATAAATTGAGGTCGCATTTTATAACCTTTCCTCATATTCAGCTTACCATGCATTCAGAAGATATTGTAAGCGCATTCAAGGCAGAAATGGAGAAATACCCCGAGGTAATGGAGTGTTATCACCTTACTGGTCATTTCGATTTTATGCTTAAGGTTGCCATGCCCGATATGGTTTCTTATAATAATTTCCTGAGAGACAATATAGGTGCCCTCGCTTATGTTGGAAATATACAGAGTTTTTTAGTCCTTAATCAATCAAAGGCCCAAACCGCATATGCATTATAG